Proteins co-encoded in one Xanthomonas campestris pv. badrii genomic window:
- a CDS encoding TonB-dependent receptor domain-containing protein — MRTSTVARLSRTGLSLSISTLLMSGAALAQSTTSDAAGGSSSSAAIAPKQLDQVVVRGEYIPEPMLQTSEVASFVTRQDMERTGDSSAAVALTRVTGLSLSRGKYVYVRGLGERYSSALFNGSPLPSPEPMQRVVPLDLFPSDVLQSVTVQKTYSADYPGEFGGGVIDLQSMTVPDKPFLSLTVGGGANSVSTGEKGLTYYGSGDDEWGFDDGARKQPGALRDAIASGRRVDLGNFSRDDIRRIGRSMNNANLYVLQEKDSIDPDVNVGASAGYSMEIGEAKLGILAVASYDNEWRTRTGKQQDGIFVGDSVEFNSNYDFATTRNNVRSNGMLGLGWEYGRHTIGWTTLYVHDALKVARSRAGRDELAGFDVRDDNTEWYERQLINNQLLGSHAFGEYDDLKIEWRAAVANASRDVPYETGIRYELLDGYWAHDASRVQNYTRFSKVDDKVASGGVDVTWRLPIEHDITVKSGLAYLDNDRTAWSREFRFLALDGPLPFLNQYQRVDYLLSDYNLSNDLLRLRETTGSFGAAAYDATLKVKAAYLQIEGEIVPTLRATVGVRYEDATQAVHPYDIFSGMRQDSVAPLQNSYALPSATVTWNFADNQQLRFGASKTIARPQFREMAPQQYLDPDIDRQFFGNPFLVDSELVNLDARYEWFFEPGQYVTVGAFYKDIDKPIEAIVNDAPGGGIVQSFINAPKANLYGIELEAKKYVDLPIAADWWGDKRMFVSGNYTRTKSEVSASAGDTVQPFGFSAPVQANLFIRDGSALQGQSDDIANLQIGVESESTNSQATLIANYVGERVSARGRPGQPDYIDKPGTSLDLVIKKGLVWSGDTLSVNFAARNLLKTKYQEYQKVGSNRVDLYTYQPGISYDISVTARF; from the coding sequence ATGCGAACCTCCACTGTTGCCCGTCTCTCGCGGACGGGCCTGTCTCTTTCCATTTCCACCTTGCTGATGTCCGGCGCCGCACTGGCGCAGTCGACCACCAGCGATGCCGCCGGCGGCAGCAGTTCCAGTGCCGCCATTGCGCCCAAGCAACTCGACCAGGTCGTGGTGCGCGGCGAATACATTCCCGAACCGATGCTGCAGACCTCCGAAGTGGCCTCGTTCGTCACCCGCCAGGACATGGAGCGCACCGGCGACAGCAGCGCTGCGGTGGCGCTGACGCGTGTGACCGGCCTGAGTCTGTCGCGCGGCAAGTATGTGTATGTGCGCGGCCTGGGCGAGCGCTATTCGTCTGCGTTGTTCAATGGCTCGCCGTTGCCCAGCCCCGAGCCGATGCAGCGCGTGGTGCCGCTGGACCTGTTTCCCAGCGACGTGCTGCAAAGCGTGACCGTGCAAAAGACCTATTCGGCCGATTATCCCGGCGAATTCGGCGGCGGCGTGATCGATCTGCAATCGATGACGGTGCCGGACAAGCCGTTCCTCTCGCTCACCGTGGGCGGCGGCGCCAATAGCGTCAGCACCGGCGAGAAGGGCCTGACCTATTACGGCTCCGGCGATGACGAGTGGGGCTTTGATGACGGCGCGCGCAAGCAGCCGGGCGCGTTGCGCGATGCCATCGCCAGCGGGCGCCGCGTGGACCTGGGCAATTTCTCGCGCGATGACATCCGCCGCATCGGGCGCAGCATGAACAATGCCAACCTGTACGTGCTGCAGGAAAAGGACAGCATCGACCCGGACGTCAATGTGGGCGCCAGCGCCGGCTACAGTATGGAGATCGGCGAAGCCAAGCTGGGCATCCTGGCGGTGGCCAGCTACGACAACGAATGGCGCACCCGCACCGGCAAGCAGCAGGACGGCATCTTTGTCGGCGATAGCGTGGAGTTCAATTCCAACTACGATTTCGCCACCACCCGCAATAACGTGCGCAGCAACGGCATGCTCGGCCTGGGCTGGGAGTATGGCCGCCACACCATCGGCTGGACCACCCTGTATGTGCACGATGCACTGAAGGTGGCGCGCAGCCGTGCCGGCCGCGATGAGCTGGCCGGTTTCGATGTGCGCGATGACAACACCGAGTGGTACGAGCGCCAGCTGATCAACAACCAGCTGCTGGGCTCGCATGCGTTCGGCGAATACGACGACCTCAAGATCGAATGGCGCGCCGCGGTGGCCAACGCCAGCCGCGATGTGCCCTACGAGACCGGCATCCGCTACGAGTTGCTGGATGGTTACTGGGCGCACGACGCCTCCCGCGTGCAGAACTACACCCGCTTCAGCAAGGTCGACGACAAAGTCGCCAGCGGCGGCGTGGATGTGACCTGGCGCCTGCCGATCGAGCACGACATCACCGTCAAGAGTGGTCTGGCGTATCTGGACAACGACCGTACCGCGTGGAGCCGCGAGTTCCGCTTCCTGGCGCTGGATGGCCCGTTGCCGTTCCTGAATCAGTATCAGCGCGTGGACTACCTACTCTCCGACTACAACCTCAGCAACGATCTGCTGCGGCTGCGCGAGACCACCGGCAGCTTCGGTGCGGCGGCCTACGACGCGACCTTGAAGGTCAAGGCGGCATACCTGCAGATTGAGGGCGAGATCGTGCCGACCCTGCGTGCCACCGTCGGCGTGCGTTACGAAGACGCCACGCAGGCGGTGCATCCGTACGACATCTTCAGCGGCATGCGGCAGGACAGCGTGGCGCCGCTGCAGAACAGCTACGCGCTGCCGTCGGCCACGGTCACCTGGAACTTCGCCGACAACCAGCAGTTGCGCTTTGGTGCCTCCAAGACCATCGCGCGGCCGCAGTTCCGCGAAATGGCGCCGCAGCAGTATCTGGACCCGGATATCGACCGCCAGTTCTTCGGCAACCCGTTCCTGGTCGACAGCGAGCTGGTCAATCTGGATGCGCGCTACGAATGGTTCTTCGAGCCGGGCCAGTACGTCACCGTCGGTGCGTTCTACAAGGACATCGACAAGCCGATCGAAGCCATCGTCAACGACGCGCCCGGCGGCGGCATCGTGCAGAGTTTCATCAATGCGCCCAAGGCCAACCTCTACGGCATCGAGCTGGAGGCCAAGAAGTATGTGGACCTGCCGATCGCTGCCGACTGGTGGGGCGACAAGCGCATGTTCGTCTCCGGCAACTACACGCGCACCAAATCCGAGGTGAGTGCCAGCGCCGGCGACACCGTGCAGCCGTTCGGCTTCAGCGCGCCGGTGCAGGCCAACCTGTTCATTCGCGATGGCTCCGCACTGCAGGGGCAGTCGGACGACATCGCCAACCTGCAGATCGGAGTGGAAAGCGAGAGCACCAACAGCCAGGCCACCCTGATCGCCAACTACGTCGGCGAGCGGGTGTCGGCGCGTGGCCGCCCCGGCCAGCCGGACTACATCGACAAGCCGGGCACTTCGCTGGATCTGGTGATCAAGAAAGGCCTGGTCTGGTCGGGCGATACGCTGTCGGTGAACTTCGCCGCACGCAATTTGCTCAAGACCAAGTACCAGGAATACCAAAAGGTGGGCAGCAACCGGGTGGACCTGTACACCTACCAGCCCGGCATCAGCTATGACATCAGCGTGACAGCGCGCTTCTGA
- a CDS encoding type II secretion system protein N, which translates to MSALQRVLPSLNTVMSLRGARTAVACVLAVLLAVQALRLVWLVVTPIGPVGAHQPATEATSDLSALGRDVFYRTVGDVSSDGVVLHGVRAGGTHAAAYLSDGEGGQGAYRVGDAVLPGVVVQAIAADHVLLRTGSGVRRLALTDAAPQVPASTAPLAGTTTAGTAAAVTSNVGNVANAAAAAGVDPQQLLNTAGLRASEDGSGFTIMPRGDGALLRQAGLAAGDVLTQINGRTLDAEHLRELQDELRGGQAATLTYRRNGQTHTMTLKRPQ; encoded by the coding sequence ATGTCTGCTTTGCAGCGCGTGTTGCCCTCGTTGAATACCGTCATGTCGCTGCGCGGTGCGCGCACGGCCGTGGCTTGCGTGCTGGCCGTGTTGCTGGCCGTGCAGGCGCTGCGCCTGGTGTGGCTGGTGGTCACGCCGATCGGCCCGGTGGGCGCGCACCAGCCTGCCACCGAGGCGACATCGGATCTGTCTGCGCTTGGCCGCGACGTGTTCTACCGCACTGTCGGCGACGTCAGCAGCGATGGTGTCGTGCTGCATGGCGTGCGCGCGGGCGGAACCCACGCGGCGGCCTATCTCAGTGACGGCGAGGGCGGGCAGGGCGCCTACCGTGTTGGCGATGCGGTGCTGCCCGGTGTGGTAGTGCAGGCGATCGCTGCCGACCATGTGCTGCTGCGCACCGGTAGCGGCGTGCGCCGCCTGGCGTTGACCGATGCCGCGCCGCAGGTGCCCGCCTCCACGGCACCGCTAGCGGGCACGACAACAGCAGGCACGGCCGCTGCGGTGACGTCGAACGTGGGGAACGTGGCCAATGCCGCCGCTGCCGCTGGCGTGGATCCGCAGCAGCTGCTGAACACCGCCGGGCTGCGCGCAAGCGAGGACGGCAGCGGCTTCACGATCATGCCGCGTGGCGATGGCGCGCTGCTGCGCCAGGCCGGCCTGGCAGCCGGTGATGTGCTGACCCAGATCAACGGCCGCACCCTCGATGCCGAACACCTGCGCGAGTTGCAGGACGAACTGCGCGGTGGCCAGGCGGCCACGCTGACCTATCGCCGCAATGGCCAGACCCACACCATGACCTTGAAGCGCCCGCAATGA
- the gspD gene encoding type II secretion system secretin GspD, with amino-acid sequence MTAARPLWLLSATLLLALPVMPAVSLRAADAPAVRLQDVDLRAFIQDVSRATGITFIVDTRVQGTVNVARAQAMSEADLLGMLLAVLRANGLIAVSSGPSTYRIIPDDTAAQQPGSAASANLGFATQVFTLQRVDARSAAEILKPLVGRGGVIMAMPQGNSLLIADYADNLRRIRGLVAQIDTDRAAIDTVALRNSSAQELARTLTSLFGQAGERSAVLSVLPVESSNSLIVRGDPALVQRVVRTAVDLDGRAERRGDVSVVRLQHASAEQLLPVLQQLVGQTPGNEAQPGQDTRSTAVDVAAASGAAQTQVIAPATGKRPVIVRYPGSNALIINADPETQRALMDVIRQLDVHREQVLVEAIVVEISDTAAKRLGVQLLLAGRNGTVPLIATQYNGASPGIVPLAAAAAGTRSGNGDDDSVLEQARNVAAQSLLGLSGGLIGLAGQSNDAVFGMIIDAVKSDTGSNLLSTPSIMTLDNEQARILVGQEVPITTGEVLGAANDNPFRTIQRQDVGVELEVRPQINTAGGITLAIKQEVSAIAGPVSTQSSELVFNKRQIETRVVVENGAIVALGGLLDQNDRQTVEKVPLLGDVPGLGALFRHKSRNRDKTNLMVFIRPTIIRDAADAQRMTAPRYTYLRDRQLADGDPEAALDALVRDYLRAQPPQLPAGPASVASPPAATPAPSARPVQR; translated from the coding sequence ATGACTGCCGCTCGTCCTCTCTGGCTGCTCTCGGCCACGTTGTTGCTTGCACTGCCCGTCATGCCGGCCGTCTCGCTGCGCGCGGCCGATGCCCCGGCGGTGCGCCTGCAGGATGTGGATCTGCGCGCCTTCATCCAGGATGTCTCGCGCGCCACCGGCATCACCTTCATCGTGGACACGCGCGTGCAGGGCACGGTGAACGTGGCGCGCGCGCAGGCCATGTCCGAGGCCGATCTGCTGGGCATGCTGCTGGCGGTGCTGCGTGCCAATGGCCTGATTGCGGTGTCCAGCGGCCCATCCACCTATCGCATCATTCCCGACGACACCGCCGCGCAGCAGCCTGGCAGCGCGGCCAGCGCCAACCTGGGGTTTGCAACGCAGGTGTTCACCCTGCAGCGCGTGGATGCGCGCAGCGCGGCAGAAATCCTCAAGCCGCTGGTCGGCCGCGGCGGGGTGATCATGGCGATGCCGCAAGGCAATAGCCTGTTGATCGCCGACTACGCCGACAACCTGCGGCGCATTCGCGGGTTGGTGGCGCAGATCGATACCGACCGCGCGGCGATCGACACGGTGGCCTTGCGCAATAGTTCCGCGCAGGAACTGGCGCGCACCTTGACCTCGTTGTTCGGCCAGGCCGGCGAGCGTAGCGCGGTGCTGTCGGTGTTGCCGGTGGAGAGCAGCAATTCGCTGATCGTGCGCGGCGACCCGGCGCTGGTGCAGCGGGTGGTGCGCACCGCGGTGGATCTGGACGGGCGCGCCGAGCGCCGCGGCGATGTCAGCGTGGTGCGCCTGCAGCACGCCAGTGCCGAACAGCTGTTGCCGGTGCTGCAGCAGCTGGTCGGGCAGACGCCCGGCAACGAAGCGCAGCCCGGGCAGGACACGCGTTCGACTGCAGTGGATGTGGCCGCGGCGAGCGGCGCTGCGCAGACGCAGGTGATTGCACCGGCAACAGGCAAGCGCCCGGTGATCGTGCGCTACCCCGGCTCCAACGCCCTGATCATCAATGCCGACCCGGAGACCCAGCGCGCACTGATGGATGTGATCCGCCAGCTGGACGTGCATCGCGAGCAGGTGCTGGTGGAAGCGATCGTGGTGGAGATTTCCGACACTGCGGCCAAGCGCCTGGGCGTGCAGCTGTTGCTGGCCGGGCGCAACGGCACCGTGCCGTTGATCGCCACGCAGTACAACGGTGCCTCGCCGGGCATCGTGCCGCTGGCCGCAGCGGCGGCCGGTACGCGCAGCGGCAATGGCGATGACGATTCGGTGCTGGAGCAGGCGCGCAACGTGGCCGCGCAATCCCTGCTGGGTTTGAGCGGCGGCCTGATCGGCCTGGCCGGGCAAAGCAACGATGCGGTGTTTGGCATGATCATCGATGCGGTCAAGAGCGACACCGGCTCCAACCTGTTGTCCACGCCCTCGATCATGACCCTGGACAACGAACAGGCGCGCATCCTGGTGGGCCAGGAAGTGCCGATCACCACCGGTGAGGTGCTGGGTGCGGCCAACGACAATCCCTTCCGCACCATCCAGCGCCAGGACGTGGGCGTGGAGCTGGAAGTGCGCCCGCAGATCAACACCGCCGGCGGCATCACGCTGGCGATCAAGCAGGAAGTCTCGGCCATTGCCGGGCCGGTCAGCACGCAGTCGTCCGAGCTGGTCTTCAACAAGCGCCAGATCGAAACGCGCGTGGTGGTGGAGAACGGTGCCATCGTCGCGCTCGGCGGCCTGCTCGACCAGAACGATCGCCAGACCGTGGAGAAGGTGCCGTTGCTGGGCGACGTGCCGGGCCTGGGTGCGTTGTTCCGGCACAAGTCGCGCAACCGCGACAAGACCAATCTGATGGTGTTCATCCGTCCCACCATCATCCGCGATGCGGCCGATGCGCAGCGCATGACCGCGCCGCGCTACACCTACCTGCGCGATCGGCAGCTGGCCGATGGCGACCCGGAGGCCGCGCTCGATGCGCTGGTGCGCGACTATCTGCGCGCGCAGCCGCCGCAGC